TCATTTTGATCAGGCGGAGGTTCTTCTTTTTCTGAAGAATAGCGCGAGCTTCAGGCTCGAAGTCTGGAGCAATGATCACATCAGTAAAGATCGTAGAGATGATCTTGGCAAGCTTCTCAGTAAGAGGTCGATTCACAACGATTACCCCACCAAATGGAGCTTGTGTATCAGTTTCGAACGCACGCTGCCAAGCCTCGCGCAAGCATTCATCATCCTGCCCCACGCCGCACGGGTTAGTGTGCTTAAGGATTGCAACGGTAGGACGGGCAAAATCACAGATTAGATCAGCTGCGGCTTCAATATCTAGAATATTTGTGTAGCTGAGCTCCTTACCCTGGAGCTGGACAAAGCAATCACTGAAATCGCCGTAGAGAGTAGATGCCTGATGAGGATTATCCCCGTAGCGAAGTTCACGCTCGAAAGGCAAAGTGATGGAGAATGAAGAGCGTGTGCCCTCTGCCGCCTGGCTGAGGTAGTTGGTGATTGCGCCGTCATACTGAGAAGTTCTAAGGAATACTTTGACCGCGAGCTCTTCACGAAGCTTGAGCGTAGTATCCCCTTCGTGCTCCTTCATCTCCTCGACTACGCGCTCGTAATCGGCAGAGTCTGTCACCACGGTGACGCTCTTGTAGTTCTTGGCAGCACTGCGCAGCATGGATGGCCCACCAATATCGATATTCTCAATAGCCTGCTCAAGAGTCACATCAGGCTTCGCGATAGTCTCCTCGAACGGGTAAAGGTTTACGACGACCAGATCAATCGGCGGGATGTCATTATCCTTAGCTTGAGCGATATGCTCTGAGTTGTCTCTTTTATGAAGTAGACCTCCGTGCACTTTAGGGTGCAGCGTTTTGACACGTCCCTCAAAAAGCTCAGGAGCTCCTGTGTAGCTGGATACGTCAATAACAGGCAGGCCTGCGTCTCGAATGGCAGCAGCTGTGCCACCGGTAGAGAGAAGCTCTACGCCAAAATCATGGAGTTGCTTGGCGAAGTCGACCAGGCCGGTCTTATCGGATACTGAAAGAAGTGCACGTTGAATAGCCATATTGTCAGGTATAAATTCTACCGTCGCTGGTTGGAAGCGGCGGAAACACGTCCCTATAATACCTCCCCTGCATCTACAAGAGCAATGTGCGCACTCCACTCCACATTAATGGAATGCCTGCTTAACAATCAACATCTACGAGAAGAATGCATGACAAAGCTTAGATTTTTTTGAAAATCAGGGTTGCAATCCCGATTATTCCGGTCTTAAAGTCCGCCCGCAATACCAAGCAACGTGCGCACGTGGCGGAATTGGTAGACGCGCTGTCTTCAGGCGGCAGTGCCCTAGGGCGTGGAGGTTCGACTCCTCTCGTGCGCACCATTTATAAACCACCCTATCAACGGGTGGTTTTTTTGTTTTTGGCGCAGGCCATTTGAACCAACTTATTGTCTATTAGCGTCCAATTCCAGTCATTCATTAAGACCAATGTTAGCCGTAGATCTATCGATCTTAGTATTAGAAGTTAGAACATGTGTTCATTTGTCTACGTAGCTAACAAGTCGTTCAAACAAAATAATTGAGAGACTAACTTAATATCATCAATAAATGCATGAAACGATATCATAATGTTTTGACAAAAGCACTGCCATGCAGTTCAATGGTAGAGGACCAGATAACCCGTAACCACTTGACATATGAAATCTAAGAAGAACCTAACCAGATTCACTTACGAAACAACAGCCTTCCAAGGCTGGCGTCTCTGCTTAAGCAGAGCTGGATCCACTTTTACCAAGTATTTTTCCGACAAAAAATACGGTGGTGGACGTAAGGCGTTGAAGGCTGCTGATGAAACACTCAAGAGTCTTAAGGATCTGATTGATAATTCTCGCAGAGTGAATGGTAAACTCAGCAAGACTACTATCAAGAAGGCCGAAAAGATTCTAAAGGACGCGTAATTGCGTGTTCATAATCCGAATCTAACCTCAACAAGCTACCCCGCTCAAAATAAAAAACGCAGACCTTAACGGGCCCTGCGTTTTTATTTTTTATCTATTAGCAAAGCTCGACTCCCCAGACTGCTACTTCCAGTTTCTTGGCGAACTGAGCGCAATAGGGTGCGCCACTCAAATCGAAGCCAAAAGCTTCACCTATACCATTCTTGTCGATCTGATACTGGACTTTTTGGAGTGGCCACTGCCTGTGATGCACCTCGCCTCGATATAGTTTACCGCTTTTAGAGCATGCGTAGAGGCAATAACGTTCACAAAGCCACTCCTCCAGACTACCTCTTTCAGCTTTACACGTTTCACCAACAGGTTGATATACCCCATCAAACGAAGCCCCGGAACACTCGCGGCTAGAACGATAGTGAATTGATCCATCCGCATTCGCTACAGAACTCATGTTTGCCTTGAAGTACGGTAGATGAAAGAATTTACGGGCAGCCCATACAGCCAGACTCTGATCGGCATCTAAACTGTAAAACCACACCCCAGGCTTGTCATCTCGCTTCACATAAGTCCGTAGATTCAACTCTGGAAAATTTGAGACACCAGGGATAGAAGGTAAACCACGCATCATGACTCCTTCCATGCGAAATGGGACTACACTAATCCATGCATCGCCATCATAGGTGTCTACTTCCAAGCCGTCTGGCAGAGTAGCTTGAATCTGGGCTTTTCGGACAGGCCAGTGAAAAAACGCCAGATCCAACCAATACTGTTTCCAACTAGGTCGGCTATCAACCAGCGGCCACGGCCGGTGAGAAGTGTGATTCAGGCAGTCCATCAGATGATTCCTTGGTCCATACAGTACCTTACAACACTGTATGTTAAATAACCAAAGAGCAAAAGCCAACCTTCGATACGATTGAGAGCCATCCTGGACCACATAAACAGGGTGATCACTATGGTAAGACCGAGCATGACCATCTTATCCAAAGAGGCAATGTTCTGCTCCGCAATCGGATGCACCATGGCGGTAATGCCGATAACCGTGAGGATATTGAAAATGCAGGACCCGATGGCATTCCCCGTAATGATGTCACCCTGTCCCTTCCTGATAGCTACAATAGAAGTAGCCAGCTCAGGCAGAGAGGTGCCAAAGGCAAAGAGAAAAAGTGCGATGATGGCCTCAGAAACGCCAAACCATTTAGCCACCTCTGCTCCATGTTCAACAAGCCACTGAGAGCCAAACTTAAGTGCCACCAGGCCAACAATGATCAAAAGTACGCTCTTCACCATCTGACTGGCGCCAGATTTTTTCATTTCCTCTACCTCTTCCTCACTGAATTCCTCGTAATCCCCTGCTCCTTTTTCCTTTCTGGCCTCAATCAGGCTAGCAGTCACATAGATGATGATGCCCGCAAAAAGAATGCCGCCTTCCCAGCGCTCAATGCGCTTATCCCATAGCATCGCCACAAAGACGAGTGAAGTGATGATGAGGATGGGCATCTCCCGTTTGATGATTTGTAGATGGATGACCACAGGCTTCATGGCCGCAGCCACACCGAGTATCAGAGCGATATTGCATATGTTTGACCCGATGATGTTACCCAAGGCCACATCTGGTTGCCCGTTTAAATTAGCCTGTAGTGAGACCAAAAGCTCTGGAGCACTTGTGCCAAAAGCGACTACCGTCAATCCCACCACGAGAGGTGAAATACCTAGCTTGATCGCTATGCTGGACGCACCTCCAACAAGCCATTCTGCGCCGAAATAGAGCGCCACAAGTCCGCCGATGATAAAGAGAAAATGTATGATGATGGGATCCACGTCGCGGAGCATGCACTGGGTCTCGGCTGTGTCCAACAACTTTTGGCGAATTGGTGGCCATCTTTTTGCAATTATTAATTCCAAATCCCAGCCACGTCTGCTAAACCCCCGCGCATGTCACGCAATCATTCCATTGCAATACTAGCAGGCGACGGTATCGGGCCTGAAGTCATGAAACAGGCGGTTAAGGTTCTCGACGTAGCATGCGCTCGCTTCGGGTTCACCGTTGAGAGAGAACATTGCCTCGTGGGTGGTGCGGCGATTGATGCAGTCGGCTGTCCATTACCACAGGACACAGTGCAAGTCTGTGAAAAGGCCGACGCGATTCTCTTCGGCTCCGTAGGCGGACCTAAGTGGGAAAATCTCCCACCGGACGAGCAGCCGGAACGTGGTGCCCTTCTCCCCATCCGCAAGCACTTTGGACTCTTTGCCAACTTGCGCCCTGGCGTTTGCCTGCCAGCGCTCAAGCATGCCTCCCCGGTGAAGAATGAGCTTATCCCAAACGGGTTTGACGTGCTTTGCGTGCGCGAGCTTACTGGCG
Above is a genomic segment from Rubritalea squalenifaciens DSM 18772 containing:
- a CDS encoding YqjF family protein, encoding MDLAFFHWPVRKAQIQATLPDGLEVDTYDGDAWISVVPFRMEGVMMRGLPSIPGVSNFPELNLRTYVKRDDKPGVWFYSLDADQSLAVWAARKFFHLPYFKANMSSVANADGSIHYRSSRECSGASFDGVYQPVGETCKAERGSLEEWLCERYCLYACSKSGKLYRGEVHHRQWPLQKVQYQIDKNGIGEAFGFDLSGAPYCAQFAKKLEVAVWGVELC
- a CDS encoding calcium/sodium antiporter; the protein is MLRDVDPIIIHFLFIIGGLVALYFGAEWLVGGASSIAIKLGISPLVVGLTVVAFGTSAPELLVSLQANLNGQPDVALGNIIGSNICNIALILGVAAAMKPVVIHLQIIKREMPILIITSLVFVAMLWDKRIERWEGGILFAGIIIYVTASLIEARKEKGAGDYEEFSEEEVEEMKKSGASQMVKSVLLIIVGLVALKFGSQWLVEHGAEVAKWFGVSEAIIALFLFAFGTSLPELATSIVAIRKGQGDIITGNAIGSCIFNILTVIGITAMVHPIAEQNIASLDKMVMLGLTIVITLFMWSRMALNRIEGWLLLFGYLTYSVVRYCMDQGII
- the purH gene encoding bifunctional phosphoribosylaminoimidazolecarboxamide formyltransferase/IMP cyclohydrolase, translated to MAIQRALLSVSDKTGLVDFAKQLHDFGVELLSTGGTAAAIRDAGLPVIDVSSYTGAPELFEGRVKTLHPKVHGGLLHKRDNSEHIAQAKDNDIPPIDLVVVNLYPFEETIAKPDVTLEQAIENIDIGGPSMLRSAAKNYKSVTVVTDSADYERVVEEMKEHEGDTTLKLREELAVKVFLRTSQYDGAITNYLSQAAEGTRSSFSITLPFERELRYGDNPHQASTLYGDFSDCFVQLQGKELSYTNILDIEAAADLICDFARPTVAILKHTNPCGVGQDDECLREAWQRAFETDTQAPFGGVIVVNRPLTEKLAKIISTIFTDVIIAPDFEPEARAILQKKKNLRLIKMNEDAYAIAKKAPVIRSCPGGLMVMDRDHTALGLDNLEERVVTKRPPTEEEMRAMRFAWRVVKHVKSNAIVYAKSDRTLGIGAGQMSRVDSSRIAVWKAEEAGLSLNGSVIASDAMFPFADGLQAAIAAGATACIQPGGSIRDEEVIAAADEAGISMVFTGHRHFRH